From the Hordeum vulgare subsp. vulgare chromosome 1H, MorexV3_pseudomolecules_assembly, whole genome shotgun sequence genome, the window TCCGTCTTGACGATCTTCCTCACGGTCAGCGCCGTGTACCCCGCCACCGCCAGCGACGCGAACCAGCCACCGACTGCCAGGCGACGCACCCAAAAGAAAAATGCAGCATACATCAGTGAAGGAAAGAAACATCGTAGCAGGACAGGACTGTCAAATTGGCACTGGCGTGCGTGGTGGGAGTAGTAGAGTACATGTGATTAGGCAGATCTTGAGGCCGGAGGCGGCGGGGACGTCCCTGACGGCGAGGGGCAGGACGACGAGGGAGGGGACGTAGAAGAGCGGCAGCCACCGCTGGATGAAGAGCGTGGCGGGCTCGAAGAAGTCCATGAAGCCCTTGGCCAGCGCCGGCGCGACGGTGTCGAGGACGACGAGCACGGAGAAGATGCAGAACATGCCGAAGAGGGCGCTGGGGAACTTGATGGACGCCGCCACGAACGCCTGCTTCAGGTACTTGTCCGTGGCCAGCACGATGCCCAGCGACACCGCCAGGTGCGCGATGCCAACAACCtgctatacatacatacatacatacatacatacatacaagcGCAGAGCATAAGAACATATACGTACCATCTGTCGTGGACGATTGTTCGATTCTCTATCaacaggaagatgaggaggaggagcactcACGCTGGGCAggcctccggcggcggcggcggcggcgtctccGGAGCCGCCGGTGGAGTTGGGGGCGATGAGGCGGTGGCGAAGGGCGGCATTGTTGGGAGCCAATGCCATGAAAGCAGCCGAGTCGGGGGCGCCCGAGGAGAGCGAGGCGCGAGGGGAGGAGCTGCAGGGAGAATGGGGGAGGCCGCGTCGGCATCGGCATCGGCATCGGCATCGTAGAAGCGTGAGCAGACTGGGTTGGTGCGACGTCGGCGACGTGGCGCGGGGGAGAGCCGCGGCCGGGCGCGCGGTCGGCAGGGGGAGCGGGTGGTGGGAGCGCAAAGCGGAAATGCCCATCATCGTCGCGGCCATGGACGACCGGCCGCCCAGCGCCCAGTGGAGTGGAGCAGAAGCAGAAACGGAGACGGAAGCAGCGGGGTTGGCTGCCTCTCGCTGCTGCTGATGCGAACCGGACGGACTTTTCGGAGCTCTGCCTGACGCAGGTCGGCAGGTGTATGTATGTGGCCAGGAGCACCAGTCCAGGATGTATCCGGATTGGGATCCTTGGGTTGCCATTTCAGCACCCAGCACACATCACTACTTCATCAAGCGTAAACACCagcattattttcttctttttttgttggGGAAAAACACCAGCATTCTTGATGGGTTACACAAATTTAAGCGCTGTTCATCTCAACATGTGCTCCATTTTTCTTACGGAGTAACCACACAAAAAAAATGCCACATATCCATCCCTCATTACAAAAGATACAGCCTACAAAGAACAAGGGCAACAAAACTCTCTCCACatagtaaaaaaaaaaaaaactctctCCACATAGTAGGTAGACGCTCGACACCAAACGCCTCTGCTATAGACATCTGCGTAGTAGTACAAAACTGTGAAAcaacacacacgcacgcacgcacatccTCCACCAACAAACAAAAAAACAATAATACAAAGGATTTGCTCAGCTAACTCAACCACTTTACTCGCACAAGCATCACATTCCATGACACAAGCACACAACTAGCAACTTCTCGCTTTCTCGGTGTTCGTTCAAACCCATCACCAAGACCTGGTCTGGAAGATCAGGCCGCCGCCACCGGCTGCCGCATGAGACCGGCCGCTATGCCTTTGCCGGCCTGCCTCCCCAGCCTCTCCTGTATCCGGTCCTTGATGGCAGTCTCCTGCGATAATTATTACAGCAGCAGCAATCAGTATACGTCTCTTTCTCCTGAATTTCATGTTCTACTCGACTACTCTGTTCGTTCGTAGATTCTAAGCAAAGTATACAATACCATGACGTGGCAGTGCTCCTCGAACTTCTCCAGGAAGCCCGCCACCCAGCGATCCGCGTTCGCCAGCCACTCTTCGTGGTTTATCCCAGCCGTCTTCGCCACCGTTTGCAACTGCATACAACACAAGGAGATCAACACAACTGATAATCATCAGGCCTATAAAATGTCTATTCTGCCATGTGGATAGGACGGTCGATCTTTATAGATTGCCGGCAAGTATAATTTGAGCAGAGAACGGGCATGGCTGGTTACCTTTTCTTGCTGCGCCTTCACAGTCTCCCGCAGTTTATTGATCTTCATATTCACTTGCAGTTGTTTCTCCTGAAAACAAGACGACCAACACGAGTTATTCCCTGGGCTGGCAGACCAAACGAATAtgaagattggttaggtgtcatcaGAAATGTGGCTGACCTTAACATAGCTCACGCCCATATCTTTCCTTGAGTAACCTCGTGCTAAATTCCTCATGACATACTGGTTGTAATCCTTCACTATCCTCATTATGAGGTCCGATGTCGATACTCCATCAGTCCTTTTTGTTTCCTTGAATTTTCCAATCTTCTTGACCTGATATTACAATAGCATAAAGTAAGCAATGGTAAACACAATGCCGTTAATCGACATATACTGGTTGTGGAGATGCAAACGTACAAACTCATAGACGTCATTTGAAGCACCGCTTGTATCAGCATAACTGCAATGAGTACAAAAGGAAAATGTGTAGTCAGTAGAGCTGATTAGAGGGGGGAGTGGGGATTTGATATAGCCCTTGTGTGGGTATGACTTACGGCAAAGCATCATGTGCGACATAATCAATCTGATGCTTCTCGATGAATTCTGGCGTGAGAACCCAGGGGGCATCAGGAATGACCTCATCAACCCACCTAAAGCAGGAGATAAATAGTTAGACGATCGGCAGATCAGAGAATATCATTTGAAGCTAGATGTTATTAAGAAAACCGGGCATAAAACCATCGGGATGAGTGTTCTACTTGATTCTTAAATAAATATAGCATATGCTTAAAACAGGGGGAATGTCAAATGGGCCAACTCAAGTATTTATATAAGCACGGTATTGCACTGAATGACACCGTCTTATTCTCCCGGTGGTGACCATGAACAAGAGAATAATACGTACAGTAACATGCAAGGATGCCCCCCGATGCATAATTGGAGACACCCAATGGATTAGATTAACCCTGCTGGTATTTGACATCGAAAGTCATGTGTAACTGGCATACTGTACTAGTGATGATGATGTGTGTCTGCTTCTAGTCTGGTAACAATAAAAACAACTGAATGAAGAAAGAAATGCAGCGTGATGTAATCGGAGAGGGGTGATGGTTGTTACGCTTACGCACTTGCAGTGGCGCAGGGACTCGTATCGCTCCTCCTGGTTCATGACGGTCTTGCCCTTGTAGCGCCGTGTGAGGTCGTCGTTGCAGCATCCCACCAGCAGGTACGTGTTGGGGAACCTGCAGCCGGCCACGGATCGAGATGAGCATGCCGCAGCCGATTCAGAGAGTCGTCGTCTTCAAACGAGACGACGGACCCCCAGATCCAAGAAACCCAAGCGCCCTAGATCTATCTACGCGCGTGATGGTCGCTCTGTGGCGTGCCGGGATGGAGGATGCTACTAGCAGGATGGCAAGAACGTACAGCAGCTTGGCCTGCTCGAGGGCGCGGGCGTGGCCGAAGTGGAAGAGGTCGAAGATGCCGTCGGCGTAGACGCGGACGGGGCGGCCGTCGCTGGCCGTGGcgctggcggtggcggtggcggcaacCTCGTCGCCcttcttgttgctgttggtgtggaGCATGCGCTTCCTGGAACTGGAGACGCGCGCCATCGCTGGTTGCTCCGGGACAGGGGTGGCGATTGAGGCTGGGGATGGGAGGAGGAAGCGGCGAGCGCGGCGCTAAATAggcggagggagaggggggacggACGGGACTCACTCGGGAAAGCTTTTCTCTCTGACTTTCCGGCTTGATCCTGAGCAAACAAAACAAACAGTGTTGTCATCGCGTGGGCCCGCCCGCCAAATCCGTCTGGTTAAGCAGGCCCGTCCTGGGTTACGGATGACCCACACCTACCTGATGCTGTGGACGCGTAGCATCACGCGGCTGCCCATGTTTTCCATCACCCTTCTGCGCGCTTTCACGTTTATGCTTTTTCTTTAACACTATGAACACAGGAATATGTATACCATATCCTCGTCAACGCCTCCGAGGTACTGAATTGACACATCGTTTTAAAATTAATGAAGTTGTCATAAACGTCTTTATAGTCTCTCCTTTCACTTAAAACACATCGTAACAAGGTTTAAAATCAATTCAAACAAATGTAATTGTCGATATTAAGTATATGACTTGAATCCTGATAGGTTGGTTCACGTTTAGGATTTGTACGTTCGATCATTTCATCTCCTTTTGATGTGTTGGTCTTTTATAGCTTTTTTTAGCAACACGCACAAGCTATGTCTTTTCATTAGAAAGAGTAAAAATTAACCAATTAACGAATAAGGAAAATTGGTTGAAATATAACTTTTTCTATAGCTTGCCACATATGTCATGCAATCATTTCACTTTACACATGTAAAAGTAGTCTTTCCTATAAGATTTCTCTCGCCAATTTACTCAATTAATGATAAATTACAATAATGTTATCACATTTAAATATTTTCTCTAAATTGGCCAGGGGATTGTTGATGAAGACACATCGAGATCTATGTATGAGTGTTTTATACCTTTTTCTTTGAGACAGCGATGTTCTATATGTGGCATAGGGCAATGGGCAAATAAGCAGCTTGCTAATCGAGCTTGATTGGGCTTCAATCTACGAATCCATCAAgaacattgttggaaatatgccctagaggcagtgataaaatagttattatcatatttcctgtttcaagataattgtttattatccatgctataattgtattgaatgaaagcatagatacatgcgtggatatatagacaaaacaatgtccctagtaagcctctagttgactagccagttgatcaaggatggttaaggttttctgaccatgtgcaagtgttgtcacttgataattggttcacatcattaggagaatgatgtgatggacaagacccaatcctaagcatagcactagatcgtgttgttcgtatgctaaagcttttctaatgtcaagtatcggagtgctttgggtgtatcaaacgtcacaacataactgagtgactataaaggtgcactacgggtatctctgaaagtgtctgttgggttggtacgaatcgagaccgggttttgtcactccgtgtgaacggagaggtatttttgggcccactcggtagaacatcatcataatgagctcaatatgactaaggagttagccacgggatgatgtgctacggaacgagtaaagagtcttgcggtaacgagattgaccaaggtatggggataccgacgatcgaatctcgggcaagtatcataccgatagacaaagggaattgcatacgggattaagtgaatccttgacatcgtggttcacccgatgagatcatcgtggaacatgtgggaaccaatatggatatccaaaccccgctgttggttattgacaggagagcgtctcggtcatgtctgcatgcttcccgaacccgtagggtctacacactttaggttcgatgacgctagggttatatgggaatagtgtgcgAGGTTACaggaggttgttcggagtcccggatgtgatcccagacatcacaaggagctccggaatggtccggaggtgaagattgatatataggatgaggggttttgggcgccggaaatgtttcggacgtcattggtaacgtaccgggaccatcggaagggtttcggggatccaccgggaggggccaccagccccaaaggctagcatgggccaaaaggtggaagggaaccgtcccagagtgggctggtgcgcctcccaccaaggcccaaggcgtaGAAAAggaggaaggggggcaaaccctagcgcaggagggggcccaaggcccatctggggcgccgcccctcctctcccttgccctggccACCGCCCCCTGCCCTAGATGGGGTtgtcgcaccccttgggggtgggaaccctaagggtgggcgcccctccctctccccatatatatattggagggtttGGCCTTTTGTAGACACACAGaaatatctctccctctctctcagggAGCCCAATTCTTCCACTTCCTTCTCTTCCGCGCAGCTTGGAGAAGCTCCGCCGAAAAGcctcgtagctccaccaccaccgtgcAGTCGCGCTgagggagctctccctcaacctctccctcctccttgttggatcaaggcgtgggagacgtcaccgggttgtacgtgtgttgaacgcagaggtgtcgtggttcgacacgtagatcagaatcacaccgcgatctgaatcgctgcgagtacgactccatcaaccgcgttcatagtaacgcttccgcttagagatcttcaaaggtatgaagatgctctaccccattactcACTGTTGGTTTCTCCacagatagatccttgtttggcataggaatttttttttgaaattactacgttccccaacaggaacaacgccaaaaattgccatgtcaacctttgtgcttgatcttccttccctatcctctactttacatttgtatgtctttactttccgctgctatactcttagatatgcatgtgtaggatgaacttgactagtcataattgctaaaactggcccacaactaaaattgggaaaagactaagtttttatttggtgatgaagtagtctaattaccccccaaacatacttcggatcctacactgTGCGTCCAGTCCGGTACATGTGTCCTGCCATGTGCCATGATGGGACACAAACGACACACTGGTCGGTGGCCGTTGCTCCtaacgggatctagactggccccacagatcaatactagtctttcatactcactttgtcctcactcatgcccaCACGGGACCAACCTCCCggttggtcacccatcctagaactactctaaGCCAagctgaaaggatcaatatggttgactagaggggggtgaataggcaacgaccactttttaattaatcttagcaagttagggtaaacaacatacgggttcacaagaataacaacaatggggtgaaccgtaatgaagctaacaacaagagctactaagacaagtaagagatagacaacaacataagcatacacaaagtaaaggttagattccccccccccccactatataaggggttcttctagctgtggaacctttactttgtgtatgcttatgttgttgtctatctcttacttgtcttagtagctcttgttgttagcttcattacggttcaccccattgttgttattcttgtgaacccgtatgttgtttaccttaacttgctaagattaattaaaaagtggtcgttgtctattcacccccccctctagccaaccatatcgatcctttcaattggtatcagagccacgtctctttattaagggtttaaccacccgaagagtatggaaggcgaagagggaattaaccatggtcaacccgaggccatggacttgacttcggtcacaagagacgacttgaatacggctatggccgctctcaagacgtccttgacgaacgaggtcaataccatgcttaaagagttaatcgagggatttaaaagttcacccgaaccggctatagtggttaaacccaccgtttccgattcggaggccaactcctctaaggaagcggctaaaggtatgcaacctccctcatctcacgaaaaggatgggactggaacatatgcctcagttccaccccccatggtctatggaggatccgttcccgcaccaagtcttaatcctgttggtcctcctcctaagcttgtgaaaggtgactttgctaactgggtattttctattaagtctcatttgaatcacagctcaacaaacttgtggagaatcatcgagcaaggatattatccccacgatccaagcaacctcactccaagagaagatgcagacaatcaatacaatcactctgctttgtttattctccagtctgccgtgccacctgaagatcttcctcacttgcgtcccttcactttggccaaggactgttgggagcatattatggtattgtacaagggaagctcaagcattcaacgatccaactatgaagtgatacttgataaggccgatgagtttgtgatgaaggaagacgaggaccctcgtgatctctatcggagggtgactgctattgctgtggcactcaaggatcatgggagcaaggatgtgggtgatacatgggtcaagcgcaagttccttaaagccatcatgcctttcaacaaagtcatgtcatctgtcattcgtcaacggccaaacttccactccttgtcttccagtgaggtgttggatgaatgcatcgcaatgtcaatcatgaacgaaacaaccgacaatgcacttgctcgtgttcgatcaaagacaacttcacccaaccttgcgttgaaagtaaaagcaatgcttgaagaagaagaagaagatgatgaggaagaggagggctgccctgaagaaacaaagcatgcctatcatgagcacatggctcttgcatcgaggcaattttggggcaacaagaggaactcaagaccctccttcaccaagaacaactcgagtggattcaaacccaagcaactagtaaggacatgttataactgtggtaacgtgagtcacttcgtggccgaatgtccctatgagaaaagggaagataacggaggcaagctcattcgcaaagacaaaatcaaatcatttccaatcaagaacaactttgtgaagaaacctcacccaaaagggatggtggcccttgaagagtacccttccgatgatgatgatgatgatgatgatacagtggcaacggcaactgttgctattgccactacacctccccagaaggtgtctctcttcaacgcccccaacgagaaccacatcaccaagtgcctcatggcaaaaggtatcaatcaggagtttgcttccggtggggtgtcatggttgctcgatagtggagcaacaaatcatatgaccggaagcaaggatttagtggtggatgtgcatccttctccatctatgcccacccatgtccaattcgccgatgcatcttcttcaaaggtattgggatttggtaaggtggtcgtctctcaagatttatctattgagaaggtcatgcttgttgagtcacttgcctacaatttactttcggttcgtcaactcgcaattatgggtttttcgacattctttaatcttgatactgtggtcctcctaaggagcaagactcttaaagtagcctatgttggatatgttgaaaacggtctttatgtggtgaacctctcaaagcgacccactaagactgcgacatgtttaatggctaaagttgacgtgcgctggctttggcatcgccgtttagctcatgtcaatatgagatctttgcaaagtcttctgacaggggaccatattcatggactaacaaatgtgagttttgctaaagatcatgtttgcagtgcctgcattgaaggaaagattcatgaaactgctcatcgtccaacgactcttatctacactaagaggccattggaacttctccatatggatatgTTTGGTCCtctatcatttgatagtcttggaggcagaaagtattgcttagtgattgttgacgactactcaagatatacctgggtatatttctttaaaaagaagagtgaaactcaacaaacggtcatcaactttgctaatgaagtgcaacgtcaacatgaagcaaagatcttgatgattagaagtgacaacagcaccgagttcaagaactacaccttagatgagtttctaggtgatgagggaataaaacaccaatattctgcaccatatacccctcaacaaaacggcgtggcagaaaggaagaaccggaccttgatagacgctgcaaggacaatgatggcagaattcaaatctccatataacttctgggcagaggccatcaacacagcatgtcatgcatccaatcggctctacatccgca encodes:
- the LOC123436790 gene encoding plastidal glycolate/glycerate translocator 1, chloroplastic isoform X3, which encodes MATQGSQSGYILDWCSWPHTYTCRPASGRAPKSPSGSHQQQREAANPAASVSVSASAPLHWALGGRSSMAATMMGISALRSHHPLPLPTARPAAALPRATSPTSHQPSLLTLLRCRCRCRCRRGLPHSPCSSSPRASLSSGAPDSAAFMALAPNNAALRHRLIAPNSTGGSGDAAAAAAGGLPSQVVGIAHLAVSLGIVLATDKYLKQAFVAASIKFPSALFGMFCIFSVLVVLDTVAPALAKGFMDFFEPATLFIQRWLPLFYVPSLVVLPLAVRDVPAASGLKICLITFGGWFASLAVAGYTALTVRKIVKTELIAAEPMGKPSAFVTLEFWAWGAVFVASFATAFVNPTALGTTARTCLPFMLASTVLGYMVGSGLPSGIKTLLHPIICCALSANLSAVAYGYLSGSGMDAALGDYLTKVPSNPGAGDVLMGFLGSVILSFAFSMFKQRKLVKRHAAEIFTSIAIASTFSLYSTAILGRLVGLEPTLTISILPRCITVALALSIVSFFEGANTSVTAAVVVLTGLIGANFVQAAMDKLGLNDPIARGIGTASSAHGLGTAALSAKEPEALPFCAIAYALTGIFGSLICSSPAVRQSLVFIAG
- the LOC123436790 gene encoding plastidal glycolate/glycerate translocator 1, chloroplastic isoform X2, with the protein product MATQGSQSGYILDWCSWPHTYTCRPASGRAPKSPSGSHQQQREAANPAASVSVSASAPLHWALGGRSSMAATMMGISALRSHHPLPLPTARPAAALPRATSPTSHQPSLLTLLRCRCRCRCRRGLPHSPCSSSPRASLSSGAPDSAAFMALAPNNAALRHRLIAPNSTGGSGDAAAAAAGGLPSVSAPPPHLPVDRESNNRPRQMVVGIAHLAVSLGIVLATDKYLKQAFVAASIKFPSALFGMFCIFSVLVVLDTVAPALAKGFMDFFEPATLFIQRWLPLFYVPSLVVLPLAVRDVPAASGLKICLITFGGWFASLAVAGYTALTVRKIVKTELIAAEPMGKPSAFVTLEFWAWGAVFVASFATAFVNPTALGTTARTCLPFMLASTVLGYMVGSGLPSGIKTLLHPIICCALSANLSAVAYGYLSGSGMDAALGDYLTKVPSNPGAGDVLMGFLGSVILSFAFSMFKQRKLVKRHAAEIFTSIAIASTFSLYSTAILGRLVGLEPTLTISILPRCITVALALSIVSFFEGANTSVTAAVVVLTGLIGANFVQAAMDKLGLNDPIARGIGTASSAHGLGTAALSAKEPEALPFCAIAYALTGIFGSLICSSPAVRQSLVFIAG
- the LOC123436790 gene encoding plastidal glycolate/glycerate translocator 1, chloroplastic isoform X1, whose amino-acid sequence is MATQGSQSGYILDWCSWPHTYTCRPASGRAPKSPSGSHQQQREAANPAASVSVSASAPLHWALGGRSSMAATMMGISALRSHHPLPLPTARPAAALPRATSPTSHQPSLLTLLRCRCRCRCRRGLPHSPCSSSPRASLSSGAPDSAAFMALAPNNAALRHRLIAPNSTGGSGDAAAAAAGGLPSVSAPPPHLPVDRESNNRPRQMQVVGIAHLAVSLGIVLATDKYLKQAFVAASIKFPSALFGMFCIFSVLVVLDTVAPALAKGFMDFFEPATLFIQRWLPLFYVPSLVVLPLAVRDVPAASGLKICLITFGGWFASLAVAGYTALTVRKIVKTELIAAEPMGKPSAFVTLEFWAWGAVFVASFATAFVNPTALGTTARTCLPFMLASTVLGYMVGSGLPSGIKTLLHPIICCALSANLSAVAYGYLSGSGMDAALGDYLTKVPSNPGAGDVLMGFLGSVILSFAFSMFKQRKLVKRHAAEIFTSIAIASTFSLYSTAILGRLVGLEPTLTISILPRCITVALALSIVSFFEGANTSVTAAVVVLTGLIGANFVQAAMDKLGLNDPIARGIGTASSAHGLGTAALSAKEPEALPFCAIAYALTGIFGSLICSSPAVRQSLVFIAG
- the LOC123436790 gene encoding plastidal glycolate/glycerate translocator 1, chloroplastic isoform X4, producing the protein MATQGSQSGYILDWCSWPHTYTCRPASGRAPKSPSGSHQQQREAANPAASVSVSASAPLHWALGGRSSMAATMMGISALRSHHPLPLPTARPAAALPRATSPTSHQPSLLTLLRCRCRCRCRRGLPHSPCSSSPRASLSSGAPDSAAFMALAPNNAALRHRLIAPNSTGGSGDAAAAAAGGLPSVVGIAHLAVSLGIVLATDKYLKQAFVAASIKFPSALFGMFCIFSVLVVLDTVAPALAKGFMDFFEPATLFIQRWLPLFYVPSLVVLPLAVRDVPAASGLKICLITFGGWFASLAVAGYTALTVRKIVKTELIAAEPMGKPSAFVTLEFWAWGAVFVASFATAFVNPTALGTTARTCLPFMLASTVLGYMVGSGLPSGIKTLLHPIICCALSANLSAVAYGYLSGSGMDAALGDYLTKVPSNPGAGDVLMGFLGSVILSFAFSMFKQRKLVKRHAAEIFTSIAIASTFSLYSTAILGRLVGLEPTLTISILPRCITVALALSIVSFFEGANTSVTAAVVVLTGLIGANFVQAAMDKLGLNDPIARGIGTASSAHGLGTAALSAKEPEALPFCAIAYALTGIFGSLICSSPAVRQSLVFIAG
- the LOC123436836 gene encoding choline-phosphate cytidylyltransferase 2-like, producing the protein MARVSSSRKRMLHTNSNKKGDEVAATATASATASDGRPVRVYADGIFDLFHFGHARALEQAKLLFPNTYLLVGCCNDDLTRRYKGKTVMNQEERYESLRHCKWVDEVIPDAPWVLTPEFIEKHQIDYVAHDALPYADTSGASNDVYEFVKKIGKFKETKRTDGVSTSDLIMRIVKDYNQYVMRNLARGYSRKDMGVSYVKEKQLQVNMKINKLRETVKAQQEKLQTVAKTAGINHEEWLANADRWVAGFLEKFEEHCHVMETAIKDRIQERLGRQAGKGIAAGLMRQPVAAA